A window of Mucilaginibacter sp. PAMC 26640 contains these coding sequences:
- a CDS encoding ornithine aminotransferase, with the protein MRTNEELQQDVENAIKWEPLLNAAEIGVTAKDGVITLTGTVDSYLKKREAEAAAKSVAGVKAVAEDILIKFPSDFKKSDTEIANEVIVALEANWIPEGKVKVLVENGWVKLEGALNWNFQKDAAKNAVKPLMGVIGVTNDIKIQAESHDEIETKEIEEALARNWSVSDQGIEVKVNGSRVTLTGSVHSLYQKDEADRIAWNAPGVCEVDNELYIDYYEN; encoded by the coding sequence ATGAGAACAAATGAAGAATTACAACAAGACGTTGAAAACGCGATCAAATGGGAGCCGCTATTGAACGCAGCCGAAATCGGCGTAACCGCTAAAGATGGTGTGATTACTTTAACCGGAACTGTTGACAGCTACCTTAAGAAAAGGGAAGCCGAAGCCGCGGCTAAAAGCGTTGCCGGTGTTAAAGCAGTAGCTGAGGACATTCTTATTAAATTCCCAAGTGACTTCAAAAAAAGCGATACGGAAATTGCCAACGAAGTGATTGTTGCTTTGGAAGCTAACTGGATACCGGAAGGCAAAGTTAAGGTTCTGGTTGAAAACGGCTGGGTGAAATTGGAAGGTGCCTTGAATTGGAATTTCCAAAAAGATGCGGCTAAAAATGCGGTTAAACCATTAATGGGTGTGATCGGCGTTACCAATGATATCAAAATCCAGGCCGAAAGCCATGATGAGATCGAAACGAAAGAGATCGAAGAAGCGCTTGCGCGTAACTGGTCTGTTAGTGATCAGGGTATAGAGGTTAAGGTCAATGGCAGCCGCGTTACTTTAACAGGCTCGGTACATTCGCTTTATCAGAAAGACGAAGCGGACCGTATTGCCTGGAACGCTCCCGGTGTTTGCGAAGTTGATAACGAGTTGTATATCGACTATTACGAAAACTAA
- a CDS encoding AraC family transcriptional regulator yields the protein MKLYIKNMVCIRCKMIVKQELKRLSCHYVTVELGHVEIIEDFSAAQLNLFKTNLLKYGLELLDDKKSILIEKIKKVIIELVHYADKPAKINFSDYLSEKLNHDYTYMANLFSDIVGVNIEHYLIIHKIERVKELLVYDELSLTQIAYKLQYSSVAHLSNQFKKITGLTPSHFKKFKDNRQKGLVNP from the coding sequence ATGAAACTTTACATCAAGAACATGGTATGCATCCGTTGCAAAATGATCGTTAAGCAGGAACTAAAAAGGCTTTCATGTCATTATGTAACGGTAGAATTAGGTCATGTCGAGATCATAGAGGATTTTTCAGCGGCTCAATTGAACCTCTTTAAAACAAACCTGCTTAAATATGGCCTGGAGTTGTTGGACGACAAAAAGAGTATTCTGATCGAGAAAATCAAGAAGGTGATCATTGAACTCGTCCACTATGCGGATAAACCAGCTAAAATTAATTTTTCTGACTATTTAAGCGAAAAGCTAAACCATGACTACACTTATATGGCTAACCTATTTTCTGATATAGTGGGAGTTAATATTGAGCATTACCTGATTATTCACAAAATTGAAAGGGTGAAGGAACTACTTGTTTACGATGAGCTTTCGCTTACTCAAATAGCTTACAAGTTACAGTACAGCAGTGTAGCTCATTTGTCTAACCAATTTAAAAAGATCACAGGCCTGACCCCCTCACATTTTAAAAAGTTCAAAGACAACCGGCAAAAAGGTCTGGTCAATCCTTAA
- a CDS encoding succinate-semialdehyde dehydrogenase (in Escherichia coli this enzyme appears to be an NAD+/NADP+-dependent succinate semialdehyde dehydrogenase), with protein MSIATINPFDNKVVKTFQEMRPETVNAAISQAEDTFKTWRTMPFSRKAEVLHRVAQIMRERSDQLSKLITLEMGKLFAQSQGEIALSADIIDYYATNGEQFLADEHLKPEFGEAYIKKSPIGVLLGVEPWNFPFYQVARFAAPNIMIGNVVLVKHASNVPQCAQAIEDIFLEAGAPKGLYTNLFISGAHVSGYIADERIKGVSLTGSELAGASLAAAAGKALKKSVLELGGSDAFIVLEDADIDQAVAWAVIGRMNNTGQCCVAAKRFIVVEAVADEFLSKFKAKLTGLKVGDPMDSKTELGPLSSEGAAVQLADQVQRSVDAGAKVILGGKRIDRAGAFMEVTILTDIEPGMAAYHEELFGPVASFYRVKDEAHAIRLANDSPFGLGGTVFTANKKRGENVAAMIDTGMVFINHPTWTQPDLPFGGTKRSGYGRELSSLGVEEFVNKKLIRFSEYADPF; from the coding sequence ATGTCTATAGCAACCATTAATCCCTTTGACAACAAAGTTGTCAAAACCTTTCAAGAGATGAGGCCGGAAACTGTCAATGCCGCCATATCTCAGGCCGAAGATACTTTTAAGACCTGGCGGACCATGCCCTTTTCCCGCAAAGCGGAGGTACTGCACCGTGTCGCTCAGATCATGCGTGAAAGATCTGACCAGCTTTCAAAGCTGATCACTTTGGAAATGGGTAAATTATTCGCGCAGAGCCAGGGTGAGATCGCGTTAAGCGCAGATATTATCGACTATTACGCGACCAATGGTGAGCAGTTTTTGGCTGACGAGCATTTAAAGCCCGAATTTGGCGAGGCATATATCAAAAAAAGCCCTATTGGTGTACTGCTTGGTGTAGAGCCATGGAATTTTCCGTTCTATCAGGTTGCCCGTTTTGCCGCGCCCAATATTATGATTGGCAACGTCGTTTTGGTTAAACATGCTTCCAACGTACCCCAATGCGCACAAGCGATTGAAGACATATTTTTAGAAGCAGGTGCGCCAAAAGGGTTATACACGAACCTTTTTATCTCCGGCGCGCATGTTTCTGGTTATATCGCCGATGAACGTATCAAAGGCGTTTCTCTTACCGGTAGCGAACTGGCAGGTGCGAGCCTGGCCGCCGCCGCCGGCAAGGCATTAAAGAAATCCGTTCTGGAATTAGGGGGCAGTGATGCCTTCATCGTTTTGGAAGACGCAGATATCGATCAGGCCGTGGCCTGGGCAGTCATCGGCCGAATGAATAATACCGGCCAGTGCTGCGTCGCGGCAAAGAGGTTCATCGTCGTAGAAGCAGTCGCAGATGAGTTTTTGAGTAAATTCAAAGCAAAACTAACAGGATTGAAAGTTGGTGACCCTATGGACAGCAAAACAGAACTTGGCCCTTTAAGTAGTGAAGGTGCTGCCGTACAGCTTGCAGACCAAGTCCAGCGTTCAGTTGATGCCGGGGCTAAGGTGATCCTTGGCGGCAAACGCATAGATCGCGCGGGTGCTTTTATGGAAGTTACCATATTGACGGATATTGAACCGGGTATGGCCGCTTATCATGAAGAATTGTTCGGACCGGTAGCATCATTTTATCGTGTTAAAGATGAGGCACATGCCATCAGGCTGGCTAATGACTCGCCATTTGGCCTGGGTGGTACTGTATTTACCGCCAATAAAAAAAGAGGTGAAAATGTAGCGGCGATGATCGATACTGGTATGGTATTTATCAATCACCCTACCTGGACACAGCCAGATCTTCCTTTCGGCGGCACTAAACGTTCCGGCTACGGCCGTGAGCTATCTTCTTTGGGCGTAGAAGAATTTGTCAATAAAAAGCTGATCAGGTTTAGTGAATATGCAGACCCATTTTAG
- a CDS encoding ornithine aminotransferase, protein MKTNQELAKDVQDAIQWEPLLKHTKIGATAFDGVITLTGNVDGYLKKSKAEETAKGVTGVKAVVEEIEIIFQNAGNKTDGEIAVEAINALKNNGQIPQDRIKVKVENGWVTLEGNLPWNYQKDAARDVVRHLPGVKVFTNDIRIQPENEDELEQEAIQRALRRSAAMEDQDIQVYVTGNKVTLNGVVNSLYQQDEASRIAWKAPGVTTVDNELAIDFRD, encoded by the coding sequence ATGAAAACCAACCAGGAATTAGCAAAAGATGTTCAGGATGCCATTCAATGGGAGCCTTTACTTAAACATACAAAAATCGGCGCAACCGCTTTTGACGGGGTGATCACACTGACCGGAAACGTTGACGGCTATCTCAAAAAATCAAAAGCAGAAGAAACAGCAAAAGGGGTGACCGGTGTGAAAGCTGTGGTGGAAGAGATCGAGATTATCTTTCAAAATGCCGGCAATAAGACCGACGGTGAAATTGCCGTTGAAGCCATCAACGCCTTGAAGAACAACGGGCAGATCCCGCAGGACCGGATAAAAGTAAAAGTAGAGAACGGCTGGGTTACGTTGGAAGGCAACCTACCCTGGAATTATCAAAAAGATGCGGCCAGGGATGTCGTGAGGCATTTGCCCGGCGTCAAAGTATTTACCAATGATATTCGGATACAACCGGAGAACGAGGATGAACTGGAGCAGGAAGCTATCCAGCGCGCGCTGCGCCGTAGCGCGGCTATGGAAGATCAGGATATCCAGGTGTATGTAACCGGTAATAAGGTCACGCTCAATGGTGTGGTCAACTCCCTTTACCAGCAGGACGAGGCCAGTAGGATCGCCTGGAAAGCCCCGGGCGTAACAACGGTAGATAATGAACTGGCTATTGATTTCCGGGATTGA